A single window of Dethiosulfovibrio salsuginis DNA harbors:
- the truB gene encoding tRNA pseudouridine(55) synthase TruB encodes MSSKASPCCNGFLLLDKPAGARSTDCVSAVKRALGRGYKVGHAGTLDSTAKGLLVILVGKATRLCSYVMDLPKEYEGTVVLGKVTSTDDESGDILSEKKVQQLSTETVYSVVPSFLGIRMQRPPSISAIKVGGKRAHFVSRNTGLVTLPSRPIFVSSLSIGKVDLDLGEIDIKVSCHKGTYIRSIARDIGEMLEWGGCLKDLTRESIGPFNRSGGISLDELSKLSSYELLDRISSVYSLCQFYPSYRIPNSMIDGVKNGVGVPISDLAVISRGFIGGGKNVIAIGDGLFSFCRLEISGDKGMLIPETNIFLDGGEVH; translated from the coding sequence ATGTCGTCAAAAGCATCCCCTTGCTGTAATGGTTTTTTATTGCTCGACAAGCCAGCTGGAGCCAGGAGCACCGACTGTGTGTCCGCAGTAAAAAGGGCTTTAGGAAGAGGGTATAAGGTAGGTCATGCTGGTACCCTAGACTCAACGGCTAAAGGTCTGCTGGTCATTTTAGTAGGAAAAGCAACCAGGCTATGTTCCTACGTTATGGATCTCCCTAAAGAATACGAAGGGACGGTCGTCCTAGGTAAAGTTACCTCTACCGACGATGAATCAGGAGATATTTTATCGGAGAAGAAGGTTCAACAGCTCTCGACGGAAACGGTATATAGCGTTGTTCCGTCTTTCTTGGGAATTCGAATGCAACGGCCTCCATCGATTTCCGCGATAAAGGTCGGCGGCAAAAGGGCCCATTTCGTGTCCAGAAATACTGGTTTGGTCACCCTGCCCTCTAGGCCAATATTCGTAAGCTCTCTGTCTATAGGAAAGGTAGACCTAGACTTAGGGGAAATAGATATAAAAGTATCCTGTCATAAAGGAACCTATATCAGAAGTATAGCCAGGGATATCGGAGAGATGTTAGAATGGGGAGGGTGCCTTAAAGATCTCACCAGAGAATCAATAGGTCCCTTTAACCGTTCAGGAGGCATTTCTCTCGATGAGCTTTCAAAACTGAGTTCCTACGAGCTTTTAGACCGTATAAGCTCTGTTTATTCTCTGTGTCAGTTTTATCCCTCCTATCGTATCCCTAATTCTATGATAGACGGCGTAAAGAACGGCGTAGGGGTGCCAATATCTGATCTCGCTGTAATATCCAGAGGCTTTATAGGAGGCGGTAAAAACGTTATTGCGATCGGAGACGGCCTATTTTCCTTTTGCAGACTGGAGATATCCGGAGATAAGGGGATGCTGATCCCAGAGACAAACATCTTTCTAGATGGAGGTGAAGTTCATTGA
- a CDS encoding DHH family phosphoesterase, protein MKRNSSESLKKLLLSKKKWIVISHVKPDGDTLGSASALVQMGISLGKDVLWWGRDPFPERYSFLPFSSLYSEKSSIVKEDFFDDPLLISVDVSSVERGIKGMDLGELAVIDHHGDNPCFGSANWVDGSVSSVGEMIYDLFHLMEITLTKEIAESIYVAIVTDTGNLSFSNVTSHTVKAIASLIDCGVEPHIILEKLYNRDTPERLRLWGRSFERLKWDRGICYSYLLEKDFVDTGTDQDDTESLINSFMRIRDTEVALLFVEDKGEIKVSLRSKGQVSVQQIAHLWGGGGHICASGCRVKGNIDEVISDVVKSIPLL, encoded by the coding sequence ATGAAGAGGAACTCTAGTGAGTCTTTAAAAAAGCTTTTATTGTCAAAAAAAAAGTGGATCGTCATAAGTCATGTTAAACCTGATGGAGATACTTTAGGCTCTGCTAGTGCTTTGGTTCAGATGGGAATCTCTCTAGGTAAAGATGTCCTGTGGTGGGGTAGAGACCCTTTCCCTGAGAGATACTCTTTCTTACCCTTTTCTAGTCTATATAGCGAGAAAAGCTCTATTGTAAAAGAGGATTTTTTCGATGACCCCCTACTGATTTCGGTCGATGTAAGCTCGGTTGAAAGAGGAATAAAGGGAATGGATTTAGGGGAGCTAGCTGTTATCGATCACCATGGAGATAATCCCTGCTTTGGATCTGCAAACTGGGTGGACGGTAGCGTGTCCTCCGTCGGGGAAATGATCTATGATCTTTTCCATTTAATGGAAATAACTTTGACGAAAGAAATAGCTGAGTCTATTTACGTCGCTATAGTTACGGACACAGGAAATCTGTCTTTCTCTAACGTAACCAGTCATACCGTTAAGGCTATAGCAAGCCTTATCGATTGCGGTGTCGAGCCCCACATCATCTTGGAGAAGCTTTACAACAGAGATACTCCAGAGAGGCTTCGTCTCTGGGGCAGATCTTTTGAAAGGCTGAAATGGGACAGAGGCATTTGTTACTCCTACCTTCTGGAAAAAGATTTTGTTGATACCGGAACCGATCAAGACGATACCGAATCGCTTATAAACAGTTTTATGAGAATAAGGGATACGGAAGTAGCCCTCCTCTTCGTCGAAGACAAAGGGGAGATAAAAGTCAGTCTGAGATCGAAAGGTCAGGTGTCCGTTCAGCAAATAGCCCACCTTTGGGGAGGTGGAGGGCATATCTGTGCCTCTGGCTGTCGAGTAAAAGGTAATATCGATGAGGTGATTTCCGATGTCGTCAAAAGCATCCCCTTGCTGTAA
- the rbfA gene encoding 30S ribosome-binding factor RbfA, protein MAGFRMERINKELQREISKLLEFTVKVEHAKKAVITGVDCSRDLKIAKVYFTTLIPEDRREVSEALRKVKTFLRTSIAQTLRMRTVPKLSFVYDASGDYGRSIDVLLDKAIGLHRDEAENRDEEEL, encoded by the coding sequence ATGGCTGGTTTTAGGATGGAGAGGATCAATAAGGAGCTTCAGAGGGAAATTTCAAAGCTTCTTGAGTTCACCGTGAAGGTTGAACACGCTAAAAAAGCGGTAATAACCGGAGTGGACTGTAGCAGGGATTTGAAAATTGCCAAGGTTTATTTTACCACCCTTATACCCGAGGATCGCAGAGAGGTATCGGAGGCCCTTAGAAAGGTAAAAACCTTCCTGAGAACCTCTATCGCCCAAACTTTAAGGATGAGGACGGTCCCTAAATTATCCTTTGTCTACGACGCTAGTGGAGATTACGGAAGGTCTATCGACGTTCTACTCGATAAAGCGATAGGTTTGCACAGAGACGAGGCTGAGAACAGGGATGAAGAGGAACTCTAG
- the infB gene encoding translation initiation factor IF-2: MSKIRVYELAKMLEMSNKDLMEVLEDLGVEAKSHMSSLDVDTAQMVEDSVKAKDKKNSTEEDSSSDRPSIKVSKGSSVKELAEIIDVPASDAVKALINKGMMIPASAQVDDSVLSVLSEVYELDLEWSDDSPEVVEDAPLKTFKKPILRGENLKPRAPIVTVMGHVDHGKTTLLDTIRNTNITAREAGGITQHIGASRVHHEGKDIVFLDTPGHAAFTSMRARGAQCTDIAILVVAADDGVMPQTMEAISHAKAAGVPIIVAVNKMDKPAANPDRVKQQLSDHGLIPEDWGGDTIMVHVSAKSGENIDQLLEMILLVAEMEELKADPTVSPEGVVIEAELDKGKGAVATVLVQQGTLKKGDIILMESSWGKIRAMINASGKQLKSAGPSTAVEILGLSDVPQPGERFIKVDAEKEARDSISAKDQKRREVANQMSPRMTLEELYSKMQDGATPTVNLLIKCDVQGSVEALVGSLNKMVTDEVGINVVHTGVGGLSESDIMLASASDAIVIGFNVRPDNNAKKMAEKEHVQIRLYRVIYDVIDDIKAAMEGMLAPDVRENILGQAEIREIFKVPKAGKVAGCMVTEGSIKRGSKVRLIRDRVVYWEGELSALRRFKDDASEVSAGYECGMSFAKFQDIKEGDVVEAYDLVEEKRHL; encoded by the coding sequence TTGAGTAAAATTAGGGTCTATGAGCTGGCAAAAATGCTTGAAATGAGCAATAAGGATTTAATGGAGGTCTTGGAGGATCTGGGCGTAGAGGCAAAGAGCCATATGAGTTCTCTGGATGTGGATACAGCCCAAATGGTGGAGGATTCTGTTAAAGCTAAAGACAAGAAAAACAGTACAGAAGAGGATTCTTCCTCCGACAGACCGTCGATAAAGGTTTCTAAAGGCTCGTCTGTAAAAGAACTAGCGGAGATCATCGATGTGCCTGCATCGGATGCGGTAAAGGCTTTGATAAACAAGGGGATGATGATCCCTGCCTCGGCGCAGGTGGACGACTCTGTCTTATCCGTTTTATCGGAGGTCTATGAGCTGGACCTCGAATGGTCCGACGATAGTCCTGAAGTTGTCGAAGATGCTCCGTTAAAAACGTTTAAAAAACCGATCCTCAGAGGGGAGAACTTAAAGCCAAGAGCCCCTATCGTTACGGTTATGGGCCATGTCGACCACGGCAAAACAACCCTTCTCGACACCATAAGGAACACCAATATTACCGCAAGAGAAGCTGGGGGAATAACCCAACATATAGGGGCCTCCAGGGTTCATCACGAGGGAAAGGACATCGTCTTTCTCGATACCCCTGGGCACGCGGCTTTCACCTCTATGAGAGCAAGAGGCGCACAGTGCACCGACATAGCCATTTTGGTCGTAGCCGCTGACGACGGAGTGATGCCTCAGACTATGGAGGCCATCAGTCACGCCAAAGCGGCTGGGGTCCCTATTATCGTAGCGGTTAATAAAATGGATAAACCAGCGGCAAACCCGGACAGGGTAAAGCAGCAGCTGAGCGATCACGGTCTCATCCCAGAGGATTGGGGCGGAGACACTATTATGGTCCATGTATCCGCTAAATCTGGGGAAAACATAGATCAGCTTTTAGAGATGATCCTTCTGGTCGCCGAGATGGAGGAACTCAAGGCGGATCCCACCGTATCCCCTGAAGGTGTCGTCATAGAGGCTGAGCTCGATAAAGGGAAAGGTGCTGTAGCCACCGTACTGGTTCAGCAAGGAACCCTTAAAAAAGGCGATATTATCCTAATGGAATCGTCATGGGGCAAAATTAGGGCCATGATTAACGCTTCGGGCAAACAGTTAAAATCAGCAGGACCAAGCACAGCTGTAGAGATTCTAGGCCTTAGCGATGTTCCTCAGCCTGGAGAACGGTTTATCAAAGTCGATGCGGAAAAAGAAGCTAGAGACTCCATTTCCGCCAAAGACCAGAAGCGCAGGGAAGTTGCAAATCAGATGTCTCCCAGAATGACCCTTGAAGAGCTCTACTCGAAGATGCAGGATGGGGCGACGCCTACGGTCAACCTTTTGATAAAGTGTGATGTTCAGGGAAGCGTTGAAGCTCTAGTCGGTTCTTTGAACAAAATGGTTACCGATGAAGTCGGTATAAACGTCGTTCATACCGGGGTTGGAGGCCTCTCTGAGTCGGACATCATGTTAGCTTCCGCATCGGACGCTATCGTTATAGGGTTCAACGTAAGACCTGACAATAACGCGAAAAAGATGGCTGAGAAAGAGCACGTCCAGATAAGGCTCTACAGGGTGATATACGATGTTATAGACGACATAAAAGCCGCTATGGAGGGTATGTTAGCCCCAGATGTAAGGGAAAACATCTTAGGACAGGCGGAGATACGGGAGATCTTTAAAGTCCCTAAAGCCGGTAAGGTCGCAGGATGTATGGTTACGGAAGGCAGTATCAAAAGAGGCTCTAAGGTCCGTCTCATAAGAGACCGGGTAGTCTACTGGGAGGGGGAACTTTCCGCTCTCAGGAGATTTAAAGATGACGCTTCTGAAGTCAGTGCCGGTTACGAATGCGGTATGAGCTTCGCTAAATTCCAAGACATAAAAGAGGGCGACGTTGTTGAGGCCTACGACTTGGTCGAAGAGAAAAGGCATCTTTAA
- the rnpM gene encoding RNase P modulator RnpM translates to MPKRTKNSRMCVFCREKKDPSAFLRIVRLPDGTVTLDETGRLNGRGAYLCPSSVCLDGARKSRAFDRALKISVPESIYSVLADWIRGKNDVH, encoded by the coding sequence ATGCCTAAAAGGACAAAAAACTCGAGGATGTGCGTTTTTTGTAGGGAAAAGAAAGATCCTTCCGCTTTTTTAAGGATCGTAAGGCTTCCTGATGGAACAGTAACTCTCGATGAGACCGGTCGTCTAAACGGGCGAGGCGCCTATCTCTGTCCTTCCTCTGTGTGCTTAGATGGAGCCCGTAAATCTAGGGCTTTTGATAGGGCTTTAAAGATCTCCGTCCCAGAGAGTATCTATTCTGTTCTCGCAGACTGGATAAGGGGGAAAAATGACGTCCACTAA
- the nusA gene encoding transcription termination factor NusA: MQLGLDFVRALTQMAEERKLSESVILSSIEAALASAYKKFKEKNIDPEVRIDGSTGEISIFEIRRIVDEVKNPDSELSPEEATALGYLGLVEGDVIRTSIETAPESFGRIAAQTARQVIIQRLKDAEREIIFNEFAEKVGDLVTGIVFKSENDQILVRINERTEAMLPREERIAGETYDLGSRFKFYLLDVRQTTRGPRIVVSRTHPGLLRRLMELEIPEINDGVVEIHGIVREAGARAKVAVNTLDVNVDPVGACVGNGGSRIKNISNDLAGEKIDIVIWSEDPLLYIRNALSPAKVVRVEPVLEQEKSARVFARPDQLSLAIGKAGQNVRLAARLTGWKVDINPLAIDLDVVPTSQDLFDDLV, encoded by the coding sequence ATGCAGCTCGGACTGGATTTTGTTCGTGCCCTAACTCAAATGGCCGAAGAAAGGAAATTATCCGAATCGGTTATTCTGTCCAGCATAGAAGCGGCCCTTGCCTCTGCCTATAAAAAGTTCAAGGAGAAAAATATCGATCCAGAGGTACGTATCGACGGATCGACTGGGGAGATCTCTATCTTCGAGATTCGCAGAATCGTAGATGAGGTAAAAAACCCTGATTCAGAGTTATCTCCTGAGGAGGCAACTGCCTTAGGCTATCTTGGGTTGGTCGAGGGGGACGTAATAAGGACGTCGATTGAAACTGCTCCTGAAAGTTTTGGACGTATAGCTGCCCAAACCGCTAGACAGGTTATAATACAGAGACTTAAGGACGCCGAGAGAGAGATTATCTTCAACGAGTTTGCGGAGAAGGTCGGCGATCTCGTTACAGGAATCGTCTTCAAGTCGGAAAACGATCAAATATTGGTAAGGATAAACGAGAGAACTGAGGCTATGTTGCCTAGAGAAGAGCGTATAGCCGGGGAAACCTACGACCTTGGCAGTAGGTTTAAGTTCTACCTCCTGGATGTACGCCAAACCACAAGAGGTCCAAGGATAGTGGTGTCCAGGACCCATCCAGGACTGTTAAGGCGACTGATGGAACTGGAGATCCCTGAGATAAACGACGGTGTCGTCGAGATTCATGGCATAGTCAGAGAAGCTGGAGCTAGAGCTAAAGTAGCGGTTAATACATTGGACGTAAACGTCGATCCTGTAGGTGCTTGTGTTGGCAACGGAGGGTCACGTATAAAAAACATAAGCAACGATCTTGCGGGTGAGAAGATAGACATCGTGATATGGAGCGAAGACCCATTGCTGTATATCAGAAATGCCTTATCTCCCGCTAAGGTCGTTCGTGTTGAGCCGGTCTTAGAGCAGGAAAAATCCGCCAGAGTATTCGCTCGTCCCGATCAGCTTTCTCTGGCTATAGGCAAAGCCGGTCAGAACGTGAGACTAGCGGCTAGATTGACCGGTTGGAAGGTGGACATAAACCCGTTGGCGATAGACTTGGATGTAGTTCCCACCTCTCAAGATCTTTTTGACGACCTCGTCTGA
- a CDS encoding ribosome maturation factor RimP, with product MEGQHFSHEEIRSIVEALGYEFVGFEIKKESGSPFFRVYIDSLGGISVRDCEIVARKINKTLEERGQDLLEERYYLEVSSPGLERPLCTVDDFRRFEGQTASLRFRELLEGRRRVTGKIDSVEGDTVIVLSDEGPLEVPISLLLSAKLVYKPDKQPKKGGSQRQKKSKKNDLKEER from the coding sequence ATGGAGGGACAGCATTTCTCACACGAAGAAATTCGTTCCATAGTAGAAGCTCTTGGATACGAATTTGTGGGGTTTGAGATAAAAAAAGAATCCGGTTCTCCGTTCTTCAGGGTCTACATTGACTCTTTAGGCGGGATATCCGTCAGGGATTGTGAAATCGTCGCAAGAAAAATCAACAAAACCCTGGAGGAAAGGGGACAGGACCTCCTAGAGGAACGTTACTATCTGGAGGTAAGCTCACCAGGTCTGGAACGTCCTCTGTGTACTGTCGACGATTTTAGACGATTTGAAGGCCAGACCGCTTCTCTTCGCTTTCGAGAGCTTCTGGAGGGACGTAGGAGAGTTACCGGAAAAATAGATTCGGTAGAGGGCGATACGGTAATTGTCCTTTCTGATGAGGGTCCTCTAGAGGTCCCTATTTCGCTGTTGTTATCGGCAAAGCTCGTGTATAAGCCCGATAAGCAACCGAAAAAAGGTGGATCTCAAAGGCAAAAAAAGAGCAAAAAAAATGATTTAAAGGAGGAGCGGTAA